One Nocardiopsis gilva YIM 90087 genomic window, TACCGTGCAGGACATTGTCAACACCGTGGCGATCACGGCCGTCCAGGCCCAAGGAACACAAGGAAGTGGTTCATGAGCCACGTGCTCGTTCTCAACAGCGGATCGTCGTCGATCAAGTACCAGCTCCTCGACATGGGGGAGGGCGCCCCCGTCGCCTCCGGTGTCGTGGAACGGATCGGTGAGGGGCAGAGCATCCTCACCCACAAGGTTCCAGGCAACACCCCCGGGACCCCGGCGCGCAAGCACGAGCGCCGCGAGGCCTGCCCGGACCACGAGGCCGGGCTGAAGGCGGTCCTGGACGCCTTCTCCACGATCGGGCCGGACCTGGACGGGATCGAACTGGCCGCGGTCGGGCACCGGGTCGTGCACGGCGGCGCCCGGTTCGGGGGCGCTGTCCTCGTCGATGACCAGGTCGAACGGGACATCGAGGAACTGGCCCCGCTCGCGCCGCTGCACAACCCGGCCAACCTGGCCGGGATCCAGGGGGCGCGCAAGGCGTTCCCGAACGTGCCGCAGGTCGCGGTGTTCGACACGGCGTTCCACCAGACCCTGCCCCCGGCCGCCTACACCTACGCGGTCCCGGCCCACTGGCGGACCGAGCACAAGGTGCGGCGCTACGGCTTCCACGGCACCTCGCACGCCTACGTCTCGCGGCGCGCGGCCGAGATCCTGGGCCGGGACGTGGCCGACACCAACGTCATCGTGCTGCACCTGGGCAACGGCGCCAGCGCCACCGCCATCCAGGGCGGCCGGAGCGTCGAGACCTCCATGGGCCTGACGCCGCTCGAAGGGCTGGTCATGGGCACCCGCAGCGGCGACGTCGACCCGTCGCTCCACGCCTACCTGGTGCGCAACGCGGGGATGTCGGCCGCCGAGGTCGACACCGCGCTGAACAAGCAGAGCGGCGTGCTCGCGCTCGCGGGCGCCAACGACATGCGCGAGGTCTGGCGCATGGTCGACGAGGGCGACGCGGACGCGAAGCTCGCGGTGGATGTGTACTGCCACCGGCTCCGGAAGTACATCGGTGCCTACTACGCGGCGCTCGGCCGCGTCGACGCCCTGGTCTTCACGGCCGGTGTCGGCGAGAACGACGAGCGCGTGCGCGCGGGAGCCGTGGCCGGACTGGAACGCCTGGGCCTCACGATCGACCCGGCGAAGAACGAGAACCTGGAGCGCGGCACCGAGCAGGCCATCTCGCCGGACGGCGCGGAGATCCCCGTGATGGTGATCCCGACCAACGAGGAGCTGGAGATCGCCGTGCAGTCCCTCGACCTGCTGAACCGGTAGTCCAGAAGCGTCAGGCGTGCTACGCCCCGGCCCGCGCGACTTGCGGGGGCCGGGGCTTTGCTGTGCGGCCTTGTCGGCGTTCGCCTGTCCGGTGTCCTGGGATGAAAAGCGGCACCGAGGGCGGTGGGGGTTGGGGACGCCGGTCCCCTGAGGGGGAGGTCGGCCGGGCGAGCGGCGGCAGGGCGCACCGCCGAGCGACTCCCCGGTGGAACGGCGGGTCGGCAGCGACGGCGGGTGGGTGGTGGGGCGCCCTTGTCGGCTCCCGGGCGGGGCAGGCGGCCCGAAAAGCGAACAGGGGGCCGCCGGGTGCCGGGTATGCCCGCTTTGCACAAGTTCGGCGCGATGATCATGGGAATTGTTCCGGCAAAACGGACAGAATCAGAGAAATTCCCATGATCATCGGCGGAAGGGGTCCGCGGTGGCGCAGCGTGGTGGGTGCTTTGCCCTGTTTTTCCTGGTCGGCGCAGGGGGCGTTGATCTCGGGAAAGTGCGCCAAATTCCAGCGGTTTTTTGGCGCACTTTCCCGAGATCAACACAGGCGCGGACATAACGGGCCTACAGCGAGCGTCTTCCCGCCCCCGGGCCACCCACCCGACATCGCTGGACGACCACGGCGCCCCACCCCCACCGGCCTCGGTGCCGCTTTCCACCACAGAACACCGGACAGGACGAACGCCGACAAGGCCGCCCAGCAGACCTGGGATCCGTGGCTATGTCTGACGATTCACGCAATGCTTTCGTTGTTTGGAATTCCATGGTCCCGGGCTGGGGTCCGCGAGGTTGGTGAATATCTTAATGCTGGCGAGATCCCTTGCGCATCTGGGCGTCTTGAAAGTTGATTTTTCACTGTCCTTGGATTTCGTGATCATGTGTTATACAGGGTCGCGTCCGTATTTGTTGCGTGCTTTTGACGACCCGTCGCTGACCAGGCGAACGTCGTAGAAAGAGGAAGACCCCTCATGAGCATTTGCAAGACATTCGGCGCCGTCGCGGGTGCCTTCGTGATCGCTGCCACGATGTTCACCGGCACCGCTAACGCCGCGACTCTGGAGACCGTCGACGCTGACGCGTCGGCGACCTACTGGCTCGCCGTCGTCCCTGGCTCGTTGACCGATCCGGACCGGCCGTTGGACTGGTCTCAGGCGACGAGCGTCACGTTGAACTGCGACCCCGCGACCGGGGACCACCCCAACCCCAAGGCGGCCTGCGATCTAATCGAGAAGTCCGGGTCGATCGCCAGCATTGAAAAGGGCGCGATCTGTCCGAAGATCTACATGCCGGTCACCGCGTTCGCCTCGGGCGGGGAGCAGTACCGGGAGACCTACCCGAACAAGGTCTGCCTGAATTCGGACAAGGGTGCGGTCTACCAGTTCTAGGACGCTGCGGCCCCAGGGTCGGCTATTTCTTCTTGTTGAATTCTTGATAGGCCGTGACGACCTCGTCGGTGGGGCCGTCCATGATCAATTCGCCGTGTTCCAGCCACAGCACCCGGTCGCAGGTGTCCCGGATCGACTTGTTGCTGTGGCTGACCAGGAACACCGTTCCGGCCTTTTCCTGCAGTTCACGGATGCGGGCTTCCGAGCGCTTTCGGAAGCCCGCATCTCCGGTGGCCAGGGCCTCGTCGATCATCAGTACGTCGTGGCTCTTCGCCGCCGCGATCGCGAAGCGCAGGCGGGCCGCCATGCCCGAGGAGTAGGTGCGCATCGGCAACGAGCCGAATTCGCCCTTCTCGTTGATGCCGGAGAACTCCAGGATGTCGTCGTACTTCTCGCGTACCTGCTCCGGCGGCATTCCCATGGCCAGGCAGCCCAGCACCACGTTGCGCTCGCCGCTCAGGTCGTTCATCAGCGCGGCGTTCACCCCCAGAAGCGAGGGCTGTCCCGCTGTGTAGACCGTGCCGCTCTCCGGCGGCAGCAGGCCCGCGACGGCGCGCAGCAGGGTGGACTTTCCCGAGCCGTTGGAGCCGATCAGGCCGATCGCCTCGCCGCGGTAGGCGGTGAAGCTGACCCCCTTGACCGCGTGCACCTTCCGCACGCCCGACGACCGCTTCCGGGAGAACATCCGGGCGAGGGCCGCGGTGGCGCCGCCTCCGCTGCTCGCCTTGCCTCCGCCCGCGCCCTGGACGCGGTACATCACATGCAGGTCGTCCACGATGACGGTGGGCGGAGCCGACGCGGGAGCCTCGGCCTCGGCGCTGGTCAGTGTCGCCGCCGGGTCCAGGGTCGGGTCGAGCGTCTGCTGGTCAGTCACGGCCGTACTGCTCCTCTGCCATCCAGAAGTAGACGAATCCGCCGATCGCCGCCGCGAGCGCCCACCCCACGGCGATGGCCCACACGTGCGGGGGCAGCTGGGCGGCGGTGAAGCTGTCGATCAGGGCGAAGCGCATCAGGTCGATGTAGACCGCCGCCGGGTTCAGGTCGAGCAGCAGGTGGACCAGGGGCGGGGCGCTCGCCGCCATGTGGTCGATGCTGTACATCACCCCCGACGCGTACATCCACGTGCGCAGGACGAACGGCATCAGCTGGGCGAGGTCGGTGATCTTGCTGCCGAGCCGGGCCACGATCAGCGCCAGGCCGGTGTTGAACAGCGCCTGGATCAGCAGCACCGGGACCGCGAGCAGCCACGACCATTGCGGCACCTGCCCCATCGCCAGCACGATGGCCACCAGCACCAGCATGGACACCAGCAGCTGCCGCAGCTGCACCAGCGTCAACGCGATGGGCAGCGAGGCCCGGGGGAAGTGCAGTGCCCGGATCAGGCTCAGGTTGCCGGTGATCGCGCGCACGCCGCTGAGGACCGACGACTGCGTGAAGGTGAAGATGAAGACGCCGGTGACCAGGAACGGGATGAAGTCGGGCACGCCGCGGCTGGTCCCGATCAGCAGGCCGAAGATGAGGTAGTAGACCGCCGCGTTGAGCAGGGGCGTCATCACATGCCAGAGGTCACCGAGGCGGGCGCCGCTGTACTTGGTCGCGGACTTGGCCTTGGCGAACTCGTTGATGAAGTGCCGGTGGCTCCACAGCCGACGGACGTAGTCGAGCAGGTGGGGGCGTGCGCTGCTGTCCGTGAGGCCGTGGAGTGCCGCGAGTTCCGAGGGACTCATGGTCGGCACTGGCGGCGCTGCTGGTCTGCTCACTGCGTAGGGCCTTCGCTGATCGCGGGAGAGTGCGCGGTCGGGGTGTCGCTGACGGTGGGGCTGGTACCGGGCACGGGTTGGTGCGCGAGCCGTACGCTACTGTGCGACGGGACGCAACCGTTTCGTCGTTACGAGATCGTAGGGCACTTCTCGATAGAACGCAAC contains:
- a CDS encoding acetate kinase → MSHVLVLNSGSSSIKYQLLDMGEGAPVASGVVERIGEGQSILTHKVPGNTPGTPARKHERREACPDHEAGLKAVLDAFSTIGPDLDGIELAAVGHRVVHGGARFGGAVLVDDQVERDIEELAPLAPLHNPANLAGIQGARKAFPNVPQVAVFDTAFHQTLPPAAYTYAVPAHWRTEHKVRRYGFHGTSHAYVSRRAAEILGRDVADTNVIVLHLGNGASATAIQGGRSVETSMGLTPLEGLVMGTRSGDVDPSLHAYLVRNAGMSAAEVDTALNKQSGVLALAGANDMREVWRMVDEGDADAKLAVDVYCHRLRKYIGAYYAALGRVDALVFTAGVGENDERVRAGAVAGLERLGLTIDPAKNENLERGTEQAISPDGAEIPVMVIPTNEELEIAVQSLDLLNR
- a CDS encoding SSI family serine proteinase inhibitor — its product is MSICKTFGAVAGAFVIAATMFTGTANAATLETVDADASATYWLAVVPGSLTDPDRPLDWSQATSVTLNCDPATGDHPNPKAACDLIEKSGSIASIEKGAICPKIYMPVTAFASGGEQYRETYPNKVCLNSDKGAVYQF
- a CDS encoding ABC transporter ATP-binding protein; translation: MDPAATLTSAEAEAPASAPPTVIVDDLHVMYRVQGAGGGKASSGGGATAALARMFSRKRSSGVRKVHAVKGVSFTAYRGEAIGLIGSNGSGKSTLLRAVAGLLPPESGTVYTAGQPSLLGVNAALMNDLSGERNVVLGCLAMGMPPEQVREKYDDILEFSGINEKGEFGSLPMRTYSSGMAARLRFAIAAAKSHDVLMIDEALATGDAGFRKRSEARIRELQEKAGTVFLVSHSNKSIRDTCDRVLWLEHGELIMDGPTDEVVTAYQEFNKKK
- a CDS encoding ABC transporter permease, whose translation is MSPSELAALHGLTDSSARPHLLDYVRRLWSHRHFINEFAKAKSATKYSGARLGDLWHVMTPLLNAAVYYLIFGLLIGTSRGVPDFIPFLVTGVFIFTFTQSSVLSGVRAITGNLSLIRALHFPRASLPIALTLVQLRQLLVSMLVLVAIVLAMGQVPQWSWLLAVPVLLIQALFNTGLALIVARLGSKITDLAQLMPFVLRTWMYASGVMYSIDHMAASAPPLVHLLLDLNPAAVYIDLMRFALIDSFTAAQLPPHVWAIAVGWALAAAIGGFVYFWMAEEQYGRD